CGATAAGGGCGACTGCAAGAAGTATTCCCGTAATTTATTCCTGTTGGTCAGGAGATTGGCCATCTGGACCAATAAGTATTCGACATCAAATGGTTTTTCTATGTATGCGTCTGCACCCAGCTCCAGGCCGGTTATCTTTGAGCGAAGCGTATTCTTCGCAGTTAACAGGATCACCGGAATATGACTGTATTCGAGACTGGACTTCACAAATTTACAAACTTCGTACCCATCCAGAACAGGCATCATTACATCGCTGATGATGAGCTGAATAGCCTCATGCCTAAGCACTTCCAGCGCTTCCTGACCGTTGGTAGTGGTGATCACTGCATAAAGCTGGACCAATTCATCGCTTATAGCTTTTAACATTTCGGTGTTGTCATCAATTAACAGTACAGCTGGCTTCATTTCCAAAGAATTTGTTAGGGGTTTGTTTTTAAATCAAGGTCTTTTGGGTCATAGTTAACTGGCAGGTTAAGGGTAAATAAGTTTATAGTGTTTTGTTCATTACTGTAGCTTAGTTCACCTCCTGACAACTGTGCCAGGGAGCGTGCCAGTGGGAGGCCTATACCTGTTCCTGAGACGGTCTGGTGATGCATTACCCTGAAAAAAGGTTCGAATATTTTATCTTTTAGATTTTCCGGGATTATTTCCCCATCGTTTTTGATTTTCACTGCAAAAAGCGCCTTGGGTTTTACAGTCTTTTGTAGGGTTACTTCTACGAAGGTATCGCTGTATTTTATCGCATTACTAAACAGGTTAAATAAAATTTTTTGTAATGCATCCATGTCGACGAGCGCATAAACAGGAGATGCAGGTATTTTAAGCTTAAACCGGCGATTGTTTTGATCCGCAAGCGCAGAAAAGCTATCGAAAGTTGACGTTAGCAACTCCGAAATATTACTCCTTTTAAAATCCAATCTATAGTTAGAGATCTCAGTTTGTCTGAAATCAAGGAATTGACTTGTCAGTTCTATCAACCGTTCAGTGTTGTTACTGATCATTTTAAGGCTGCCGGCAATTTCGGGATTGTTACCGGACTCCCGGATCACTTTGCGGAGCGGGATTTTGATGAGGGTAAGCGGCGTTTTTATTTCGTGTGCAATATTGGTAAAGAATTCAATTTTAGCATCAATGGTTTCTTTCTCATTCTTCAGTTGGATCAATGCAACTTTTCGTTGATTTTTTAGTTCCATTTGGGTGTGATAAACGTTGGCAATGATCAGGATGATGACCAAAAGTAACACGGCATAACTACCATAGGCTGATTTGCTTAGCCACCATGGTGAAAGAATTTGTATGTGAAGCTTATTCTCCTCGGGTCCCCAATATCCCCCGCTGTTACATGTCTTGATTTTAAAAGTATAGTTACCTGCGGGGATCCTTGTAAAGAACACTTTCCGGTTTTTGTCCAGGTAGGTCCATTTATCTGTTAATCCATCCAGTTTAAAGGCGTAACGCTGTCCGTTGGGAATCGAGAACCCCGGTGATGAAAACTCGATATTGAAGCTTGACTCATCATGTCGCAGCGTAATGTGGTCTTCAAAGGTGATAGATTTCGTCAAAAGTCGTGAGTTTTTTTCAATCGGGACTTCTTTGTTGTTTATTTCCAGGCTGGTAATATAAACCGGTGGGATGTAGGTGTTTTTTGTGAAATTGCCGGGATTGAAGCTAACCAGTCCGTTCATGCTTCCGAAATAAAGGTTTCCGTCGGTAGTCTTTAAGGATGAATTGTGATTGAACTGGTCCGATAGCAGGCCGTTAGCCTTGGTAAGCACTTCCGACTTTAACGTTTTGGGGCTAAAACGGACCAAACCTTTAGTAGTTCCTATCCATAAAAAGTGTTTATCATCTTCTAAAATGCTTAATATGTAGTCGCTTGGAAATCCGTTCTTTACTCCGTATCTGATCATCTGCCCGGTCGGCACCTTCAATTTACATAGTCCTTCATTTGTACCGAACCACCTGTTTTTTTTACTATCTTCAAAGCAAACGTTGACCCAGTTGTTGCTGAGCGATGTACTATCTTTAGGCACGTTTTTAAAACTCCCTGCAATTTTTGTTTTAGGATCATAATAAAAAAGGCCACTTGCAAATGTGCCTGCATAGATTATTCCATCAGAGCTCTCTGTAATGGAGGAATACCATGTTCTGCCTGGAAACCCGGTAAGCGGCAGGAATCTGTCTGTTTTTGGCTCGTATCTATATAGGCCATTTGCGGTCCCTACGATTTTGTTGCCATCACGTGTCTGATATAAGCAATAAATGAAATTTGACGACAAGCCGCTTGCGTTACCTGATTTGTATTTTTTAATGACTTTGCCCGACCTGATATTCATCACGTCCAAGCCGTTTTCAAAAGTGCCAATCCATAATTCATTTCCCGAGGCCAGAAGGCCCTGGACGTTATTATAGGATATAGCATACTTTGATTTACCGGAAAGAAAGTTGGTAAATCTCCCGGTTTTTATGTCCATTTTATTGAGGCCCGCATCTTCTGTGCCTATCCAGATGTCTCCATTATGGTCTTGTTCGAGATCCCTTACAATGTTTCCGCCTATGGAATTATCGCCGATCCTGGGGCTGAAACGGCGAAAGGGGGTAAACTGCATTGGATAATAATTCAGGCCGCCAAAGTAGGTTCCAACCCAAATCCCCCCCTCCTTATCCTTGTATAAACTATGGACGGCGTTGTCACTTAGAGAAGAGGCGTCATCATAGCGCTTTTTTAAATGCTGAAAATTGCCGCATTTCCTGTTGTAAATGAATATTCCGAACTCGGTTGCAATCCAGAATTCATCTTTAGCCGTTTGGAGAATTGATCGGACAAAGAGATTTTGTTCATAATTAACCGGGATTTTTACGGTTGTGTGGGTCAATGATTTAGTATCAAATATGATTATTTCGGGGGCCGATCTGCAAACAAAAAGATATCTGCCGTCAACCAGGGCCATATTACCCAGCCTTCTATCGCCTGGATATCCGGCACCGAAAATGTTGTACGTAGCAAACGAATTATAGCTAGGAATATACTTTTTTATCAGGCCTCCCTCTGTCGAAAACCAAGTGTTGCCATCGGGTGTGGTACAAATTCCATTAGCTTTAAAATAATCGCGCTGCTTAAACTGTTTAAATTTATCTTCTGCAATAACATATTGTGCAACTGATGAATCTGTTAAAAACCATATGTGCCCAGCCCGGTCATCATTAATATCATATACAGCTAGTCCCTTCGTCAACGAAATTAAGGTAAACACTTCATATTTGTCGTCATACTTGTATAGTCCGTCCTGGGTTCCAACCCAAAGCCTCCCTTTTTGGTCCTCCTTCAGGCTATAGATCGAGTTATTGCCGAAGGTTTCTTCCGCACCATCTTTTTTTCGAAAAACTTTAAAATTGTACCCGTCAAAACGATTCAACCCATCTTTCGTAGCAAACCACATAAAACCCCGCTTGTCCTGAAGGATAGAGACAACCGCGTTATTTGACAGCCCCTGTTCAACCTGATATTTCTTAAAGTGATAGGATTGCCCGCTCGCACTGAATTTACAAAAAATCAGGAGTACAACAAACATCAGCGTTCGTAGCAGAAATTGGTTACCGGTCATGCAAAAAAAATAGGCTAATAATGCAATTATAAGATCTTCCAGCATAATAATGCAGAATTGGCACTAATCGTCGAAAAAATGGGATTTTGTGTAGAATTTACAAAACTATTTTTTACAGCTTCCCGGACAATGATATTTTGAGCCGTTATGGAGTCTGCGTCTCTAACCACCCTTGTTTGTCAATTACAAGCTTTAAGCGAAATCACATTGCTGAAAAAAAGTATCGTTTTATCATAGTGTCCTATATATCACTTAATTCAGTCTATACATTATATGCTTTGCGCATATAAAACTTCGCGAAAATTCGCACAGCGGGGCTAAATTAATGGTTTTTGCTGCGGTAAATGTGCATGGCGCTATTAAGACACTATCGGTTGAATTATTGGTATTTCCGGTAGAATTTGCGAATGGAGTTCTCAATACCTTCGTCATATAAACCAAGTGCCTAATCAATAGGCCAACCAATTATCTGAACAATATCGAATCAGATTTACTGATAAGATATGCTAAACATTTATAATAGACAATATGAGGAAACTTCTACTTTTTTTCTTTTTTACCACCCTTGTGCAGGTTACTGCCGCACAGCAATCTGTCATAGATCAATTGTTATACGGTGTCGCTTACTATGATGAATACATGCCCTACGATCGCCTGGACAAAGATGTTCAAATGATGAAAGAGGCGGGTATCAATGTCGTACGTATCGCGGAATCGACCTGGAGCACTTTAGAACCCCAGGAGGGCGTATTTGACTTTAAGCACATCGACCGTGTTTTAGATGCCATGCATAAAGCCGGGATCAAGGTCATTATCGGTACACCAACCTATGCTGTACCAACCTGGCTTGTTCGCAAATACCCGGATGTCCTGGCAATTACATCCCGTGGTCCCAATCAATATGGCCCCCGTCAGAACATGGACATCTCTAATAAGGATTTCCTTGACCATGCAGAACGGGTTATCCGTAAATTACTTGAACATGTTAAAGATCAGCCGGCTATTATCGGCTACCAGATAGACAATGAAACCAAGGCTTACAACACTGCCGGGCCGCAGGTTCAAAAGAAGTTTGTTAGCTATATGCATAACAAGTTTGGCACGCTTGACAGCATCAACAGAGCGTTCGGGCTGGATTACTGGAGTAACCGCATCAATAGCTGGGAGGATTTTCCATCCATGGTTAATTCTATCAATGCGAGCCAAAATGCCGAGTTTGCAAAGTTTCAGCGCAAGTTGGTGACGGAGTATCTGTCCTGGCAGGCAAGGATCGTAAATGAATATAAAAAACCGGGGCAATTTGTAACACAGAATTTCGACTTTGACTGGGCAGGATACTCCTATGGGATCCAGTCTGAGGTCGACCATTTCGCCGCTGCGAAATCCTTGGATATAGCGGGTGTTGATATCTATCATCCATCACAGGACGCACTTACCGGGACAGAAATTTCTTTTGGTGGTGATGTTGCCCGTTCCATGAAAGGCGGAAAGAATTACCTTTTACTTGAAACGGAGGCCCAGGGTTTTGCGCAATGGGTCCCGTACCCGGGACAGTTACGCCTTCAGGCTTTTAGTCATCTTGCCTCGGGAGCAAATATGGTCGAATACTGGCATTGGCACTCCATCCATAATTCCGCGGAGACCTATTGGAAGGGGCTGTTAAGCCATGATTTTCAGCCGAACCCCACTTATAATGAAGCGAAAACTATCGGCAAGGATTTTCAACGTTTAAGTTCGCATTTGTTAAACCTGAAAAAGACGAATAAGGTAGCCATATTATTCAGCAACGAAGCGCTGACCGGTTTCAATTCGTTTCGGTTCGAATCGGGGACGAAAAGAAGCTACAATGACATGGTTCGGTTAGTTTATGACGCCCTGTTCCGGATGAATGTCGGGGTAGATTTCGTTGATCCGACAAGCACCAATATTGAAAATTATAAGCTGCTTGTTGTGCCGGCTTTATACGCCGCCCCTGATAGCCTGCTTCAGCGACTAAACCGTTTTGTAAAAAATGGCGGACACATTGTGTACACGCTTAGAAGCGGTTTCTCCGACCAAAATATTAAGGTAAGAAGTGTTTTACAACCGGGAATTGTCAGTGAGGCTTGTGGCATTTCCTATAGCCAGTTCGTGGTACCTAAAAACGTCGCCTTAAAAGACAATCCCTTTCGGGTTAACCCCGAAGATAATCAGGTTAGTTCCTGGATGGAACTGATCACCCCGGCCACCGCTAAAGTACTCGCTTACTATGATCATCCGGTTTGGGGGAAATACGCAGCGGTTACGCAGAATAACTTTGGAAAGGGCATGGCGACCTATGTAGGGTGCGTTACCAGCGCCAGTGTCATGGAGAAAATCCTCGCGGATGCCGTAAAGAAAGCAGGACTTTGGGGAGAGGACCAGAATTTATATTTTCCTGTTATTACCAAATACGGTACCAACCAGAGCGGCAGAACTATTCGTTATTTACTGAATTACTCGGCACAGCCGGCGGTTGTCAAATATACGTTCGGATCAGGGTACGAACTGTTTTCGGGTAAAAAAGTAAATACAAACAGCGAAATCAAGCTGGAACCATGGGACGTGAAAATTGTCGAGCAGCAATAGCCTGACCGAAGAGGAAATCTTTGCTTAAAAAAAAATTCAGTTCAGTCGCGAGCGGGCTATACCTAACACACATCTTTTATTAAACGTCACAGCTATTTCAGATGGGCAGAATAGACATGACTAAATTTTCGGGTAATATTTTATTAAAGCCATTGAAAATCAAATATTTAAAACTTTTTCTTGAATTAAAAAGGGATTCCTATCACTAATTTAAACAACACAATTATGAACAATCATCGACTAAAACTACATCATTTTTCCAGGCGCCGCTTCAGATACCCCTCTGGACTGCTCATTATGCTCTGTGTGTTTTTCACTTCTATCGTATCAGCGTATGCACAGCAGACCGTGCGGGGAAAAGTAACTACGGATGCAGGTGCTGCCGTGCCTGGAGCTTCGGTACAAGTTAAAGGAACAAAAGTCGCTACGAGCACCAATACTACCGGAGACTTTATCATTAGCGCCCCCGGGAATGCAACGCTGGTCATCACGAACATTGGTTTTGAGACACAGGAAATTAAAGTTGACAATCAATCCAATATCAAAGTACAGTTAAAATCCTCGTCAACGGAGATGCAGCAGGTGGTGATCGTTGGTTACGGAACGCAGCGTAAAGCAACCTTATCCGGTTCTGTTGCTACAGTAAAGGGTTCTGAACTTACTAAATCGCCCAATGTTAACGTGAGTAATTCACTCGTGGGACGCTTACCCGGGCTTACAGCTGTAAATTCGGGTGGTGAACCGGGATACGACGGCTCAACACTGAGAATACGCGGCGTTAATACATTTGGAAATGCCAATCCATTGATTGTTGTAGATGGCGTGCCTGGTCGATCCTTAGAGCGAATCGACCCTGCTACTATTGAAAGCGTTACTGTTTTAAAGGATGCTTCCGCTGCCATTTACGGCGCTCAGGCGGCAAACGGGGTTATCCTGGTGACCACCAAACGGGGTAAGACAGGAAGTCCATCAATTACGGTCAGTTTAAACCAGGGATACGGCAGGCCTACGCGTCTTCCAAAAATGGCCGACGCTGCTGAATATGCAACTGCGCTGAATGAAATTGCCGCGTACCGTAACGCCCCTGCTAAATATACACAGGAGGACCTGGAACTGTACAGATCAGGAGCCGATCCCTGGGGCCATCCGAATACGGATTGGTTCAAGGAAGTACTTAAGCCGTGGTCCGGTCAAAAATCCGGTAACGCAACGGTTTCCGGCGGTAACGAAGGGTTCAAATATTTCGTTTCCATGTCCGGCAGAAGCCAGGATGGTTTCTATCGTAACAGTGCAACCAAGTATAATCAATACGATCTGCGGTCAAATTTCGACGCGAAGCTTAACAAATATTTGTCCTTAACGGTCGATCTCTCGGGACGGATGGAAGACAGGAATTTCCCGACGCGGTCATCCGGTGATATTTTCGCCATGACCATGCGCGGCAAGCCTAACCTTCCTGCTTACTGGCCAAACGGCCTTCCGGGTCCTGATATCGAGTTCGGAAATAACCCGGCAGTCATCAGTACTTCTGCAACGGGTTATGACAGGGATAAACGTTATGTGACCAACACCAACTTCAGCCTGAATTTTAAGGTTCCCGGCGTGGAAGGTCTGTCTATAACCGGTAATGCGGCACTTGATAAGAATATCCGTTTTAATAAAACCTTCCGTACGCCCTGGTATCTCTATTCATGGGACGGTACTACCAGGGATAGTGACGGAAACCCTGTGCTGGCAAAAAATAAAAAAGGTTTTGACAGCCCGGAACTCAATGAATATATGGAGGACAACGGAGGATCGCTGATCAACGCTTTAGTAAACTACGAAAAGTCATTTGATAAGCACAATTTCAAATTTCTTGCTGGTGCGGAAAAAATAAAAGGCAGCGGCGATAACTTTTCCGCCTACAGGCGCAACTTCATTTCGACTGCTATTGATCAGTTATTTGCCGGAGGTGTCGATCAGTTTTTGACCAATAATGGTTCCGGCTATCAGAATTCACGTTTAAATTATTTTGGAAGGGTTAACTACGCTTTTGCCAATAAATATCTGATGGAGTTTGTATGGCGCTACCAGGCATCCTATATTTTTGAAAAATCAAGCCGCTTCGGATTCTTCCCGGGTGTTTCTTTAGGCTATGTGATATCTGAAGAAAAATTCTGGAAAGATAACCTGTCTTTTGCTGATTATTTCAAATTACGCGCCTCCGTTGGAAGCACCGGGAACGACCAGATAGATCCGTTCCGGTATCTTGCCACTTATGGGTTAGGCAGCCTGGCTTATATCAATAATAGCGGTGCTACGCTTAATCCAACCTTGTACGAAACAGGCGTTCCCAATGTAAATACTACGTGGGAGAAAGCCACCCAAAGAAACATTGGATTTGACGTCAGGTTCCTGGATAGTAAATTGTCGGTTACTGCTGATTATTTTTACAATACCCGGTCTAATATTTTGGCTTTTCGAAACGCTTCCGTACCGAATTCTGCCGGAATTACTTTGCCTCCGGAAAATATCGGGAAAACTGCCAACAAGGGTTTTGATTTCAGCGTGGAGTATCGGGGTAATACAGGCGCTCTTAATTTCCAGTTAGGTCTGAATGGCGGCTACGCGAAAAATAAGGTCGTTTTCTGGGATGAGCCGCCAGGTGCACCAGATTACCAAAGATCTACAGGCTATCCCATCGGATCCACGCTGTATTACGACGCGATCGGTGTTTTTCGTACCCAGGCTGACCTGGACGATTATCCGCATTGGGGCGGAGCCCGCTTAGGCGATGTTAAATTTAGTGATGTCGATAAAAACGGCGTTATCGATGCAAATGACCGTATCAGGATCAACAAAAACAATATTCCTACATGGACGGGCGGTTTTACGCTGGCTTTGCAGTACAAGGGGTTCGACTTGTCGGTGCTTGTACAGGGTGCAGCGGGTGCGGTACAGTATCTGGCGCCTGAGTCAGGGGAATTTGGTAACTTTCTCAAAAGCTTTTACGATCAGCGCTGGACGCCCGAAAATCCAAATTCCACCGGCCCGCGCACGTTTAACCGCTCTGATGAGTACTGGATGAATCAGAACAATACCTTCTGGCTGGCCAAGACAGATTATGTTCGTTTAAAAAATGTTGAATTGGGTTATACGCTTCCGGTAAAATTCCAGAACTGGGGGATCAAAAACTTCAGGATCTATACGAACGGTTTCAATTTATTGACCTATAGTCCGGGTATGAAAGATTATGATCCTGAGTTAAGTTCCGGCAGAGGTTACAGCTATCCATTGCAAAAGATAGTGAACCTAGGTATCTCCGCAAGTTTTTAAGTAACCGATTTAGTTAAACATAATTAAACTAACGAAAGATGAAACGCTTTAGCTACATAATTTTAACATTGCTTTTTATATGCAGTACCCCTTCCTGTAAAAAGGATTTTCTCGATCTGAAGCCACTTGACAAGTATTCAGATGAGGCGGTATGGACCGACCCTGCACTCGTACAAACCTTTGTGAATAATATTTATAACGGCGTTCCCTATCCATTCACGGCTGTGATGTTATCATCCACTGTGGATGAATCTATGGCAGTATGGGACTGGGAGACCAGTAACGTGACCAACAGCCTTGTTACGCCAAGCTACCTGTCGATCTGGGATCCGAATTTCTGGGTTCCTTCCATACATGAAAAATCGATGTCATGGCAGCCGACCTATAAGAACATCAGGGCATGTAATCTTTTTCTGGAAAAGATCGATGCCGTTAACTTTGACGATCAAAACAGAAAAGACCAGCTCAAGGGTGAAGTAATGTTCCTAAGAGCCTACTTTTATCATCAGCTCGTTTCCCTGTATGGGGGTGTGCCTTTGATCACAAAAGCATATAGCCTCAATGATGATTTCGAAGCTCCCCGAGACAGCTATGAAAAATGCATTGATTTCATCGGCAGTGAATGTGACAAAGCTGCGGCATTGTTACCGGTGAGCGGCGATAAAGCCAGGGCGACCAAAGGGGCGGTACTTGCCTTAAAGGCAAGAGTACTGTTATATGCCGCCTCTGATCTTTACAACAGCAATGGCGCTTGGGCTGCATCCTATTCAAATAAAGAGCTGATCGGGTATGTTGGGGGCAACAGGGAGGCCCGGTGGACTGCCGCAAAAAATGCAGCCAAGGCCGTAATGGATCTTGGTGTTTATCACCTTTATAAAGAAAATCCTGCAACAAGCACAGAAGCGGCTAAGAATTATGGAGACCTGTTTCTGAATAATGGTAATGAAGAAGATATTTATCTGCAGTATTACGATAATCTACATAACTCGCAATGGGATTCGCCGAGCCCCGGCCTTTTCAACGGACCAAACGGCTGGCACAACTGGGGAGGCAATACACCCATTGGTCAATTTGTTGATTCATACGAGATGAAAGACGGAACGAAATTCAGCTGGTCCAATCCTACCGAGGCAGCCGACCCATATAAAGACCGGGATCCCCGTTTTTATGCCAGTATCCTTTATGACGGCGCTGTGTGGAGACAAAGACCAGCTGATGTAAGAAATGCAGATCCGGTGGGCATTGTACAAGTAGGTACTTATAAAAAGGCCGACGGATCGACCTTTAACGGCCTGGATACCCGAAAGGGGCCTGTTGAGGATTGGAACGGCACTTATACCGGTTATTACCTGCGTAAATTTATTGATCCGTCCATCGATCATCAATATGTAAAGCAACAGTTACCCTGGAGAAGATTTCGCTATGCTGAGGTTCTGCTGAATTATGCGGAGGCCTGTATAGCCCTGGGCCAGGAATCTGAAGCCCGCCAGTATATCAATCTGATCAGGAAGCGTGCAGGAATGCCAGCTATTAATGATGCTGGCAGCGCATTGACGGAAAGGTACAGGAACGAGCGCCGTATTGAATTAGCCTATGAGGAACAGCGTTTTTTTGACGTTCGTCGATGGATGATCCCGGCGGGTGCGTATGCTGCCGCCAGCGGGGTGGAGATAAAAGGAGATATGGCAGCAAATGGCACTATTTCAAACCGTACCTATGCCGTGAAAACGGTGCAGGCCAGAAACTGGCTCCCAAGATTTTATCTGTTACCCATTCAAATTGATGAGTTGAACAGAAATTCCAAACTTATTCAAAACCCCTTATACTAATCTTCATTGTTATGGTATCCATCAATCCCGTCGTACCGCTTAAAAGACGCTATCATTGATGAAGAACAAAAGGAAGTTTGCTGCCTGTTGTAAGCAAAACCCGCAAGTCATCGTATGGCAGAATGTTATTAAAAGTAATCCGGGATTTCCTGGATTACTTTTTTTATTGACTGGATTGACCGGGCGTAATAAAGATTCGTCCTTCAGAATGCCCATTAACGTTATAGGGAAAACACATAACATTCATGGTGTACAAAAGTTGTTGGGGCATTATTTGGATGATATATTTAGTAACTTCGGGTAAACGCAAAAGAATGACACAAACGCAACGAAGCCGCAACACCTGGTTAACCCTACTCATCATATTTACATTTTTTTTAAGCGCGGCAGCTATGGCACAGAATAATCACCTATATAGAATTGCCAAAATTCAAGTTGATCCGGCGCAGCTGGTTAATTATAACATTGCTTTGAAGGAGCAAATGACTACAGCTATCCGTGTAGAACCGGGAGTACTAAGTTATTATGCTGTTGCCGATAAAAAGGAGCCGACACATATTACGATTTTTGAAGTATATGCTGATTCAACTGCCTATAAAGCCCATATACAGGCCCCGCATTTTAAGAAATACAAGGAAACCGTTCAGCACATGGTCACTTTCTTAGAAGTTACAGATGTAGAATTAATCGGATCGGCAAAAAAGCCGGGTATGTAGGTAGCGAAAGATAAAAGGTTAATCATGGAGGGCTTTAACAGCTACAACCGGGTCATCACTTCGATTTCCTGTTGGATTACCTGACAGCCGGCGTGATCGTCAAGCCGGCTATTGAAATGTTCTATATCTATTTTAATCAAAAGATTGCGTTGACCTTCCGGAAGACCCGAAAGACCCCGCAACATACCGGCATTCGGATCGCTGCAAAACGGGAATATCGTGCCAGTTTGAGAATAACCTTACCTGCTATTACTGATTTCACGTTTGATGAGGGCGAGACATTTGATACAGCCTGGCTACTACTTAGCGATGGCCATAATGATTTTGAAAGCGCCGCGATACAGCTTTGCGAACTCGTATCATGCCAAGATATCAGGATCGGCAAAGTGACGCCCAGCAGCGTAGCTATATGGCAGCATTCAGCTTGATCATTAGTCTGCTGAGCAATTAAACCGGTCTTTAGGAT
The genomic region above belongs to Mucilaginibacter sp. KACC 22773 and contains:
- a CDS encoding RagB/SusD family nutrient uptake outer membrane protein, coding for MKRFSYIILTLLFICSTPSCKKDFLDLKPLDKYSDEAVWTDPALVQTFVNNIYNGVPYPFTAVMLSSTVDESMAVWDWETSNVTNSLVTPSYLSIWDPNFWVPSIHEKSMSWQPTYKNIRACNLFLEKIDAVNFDDQNRKDQLKGEVMFLRAYFYHQLVSLYGGVPLITKAYSLNDDFEAPRDSYEKCIDFIGSECDKAAALLPVSGDKARATKGAVLALKARVLLYAASDLYNSNGAWAASYSNKELIGYVGGNREARWTAAKNAAKAVMDLGVYHLYKENPATSTEAAKNYGDLFLNNGNEEDIYLQYYDNLHNSQWDSPSPGLFNGPNGWHNWGGNTPIGQFVDSYEMKDGTKFSWSNPTEAADPYKDRDPRFYASILYDGAVWRQRPADVRNADPVGIVQVGTYKKADGSTFNGLDTRKGPVEDWNGTYTGYYLRKFIDPSIDHQYVKQQLPWRRFRYAEVLLNYAEACIALGQESEARQYINLIRKRAGMPAINDAGSALTERYRNERRIELAYEEQRFFDVRRWMIPAGAYAAASGVEIKGDMAANGTISNRTYAVKTVQARNWLPRFYLLPIQIDELNRNSKLIQNPLY
- a CDS encoding putative quinol monooxygenase; protein product: MTQTQRSRNTWLTLLIIFTFFLSAAAMAQNNHLYRIAKIQVDPAQLVNYNIALKEQMTTAIRVEPGVLSYYAVADKKEPTHITIFEVYADSTAYKAHIQAPHFKKYKETVQHMVTFLEVTDVELIGSAKKPGM